A segment of the Anaerolineae bacterium genome:
TGCACCGCATCAAAAATTTTCTCCGCTACCTCCACTTTGCTCAACAAGGGCAATTCCTTAATTGTGCCATCGGCGCTCAGTAGCGTAACCCGGTTGGTATCTGCGGCAAAACCGGCGTCGGTTGCGCTAACGTCGTTGGCCACCATTAAATCCAGCTTTTTCGCTGCCAGTTTGTTTTTGGCGTTGGCCAGCAAATCCTCTGTTTCGGCGGCAAAACCGATAGTCAGCCGGGGGCCATGCCCGGCCGATTTTTGTTGAGCCACTTCGGCCAAAATGTCGGCGGTTTGGACCATTTCCAGGCTCAATTCCGGGCCGGCGGTTTTCTTTTTTATCTTTTGCCCGGCCCTGGTTTTTGGCCGAAAATCGGCCACGGCCGCGGCCATCACCAGCACATCAGCCTGACGAGCGGCGTCCAATACCGCCGCCAACATTTGTTCGGCTGAATCAAGCTGGATGACCTCCACCCCAAAAGGGCGGGGGCGATTGGCGGTGGTGATAAGCGTAACAATGGCCCCCCGGTCGCGGGCCACTTCGGCTACGGCGTAACCCATTTTGCCGCTGGAATGATTGCCGACAAAACGGACCGGGTCAATGGTTTCCCGCGTTCCCCCGGCCGTCACCACCACCCGCTGCCCGGCCAGGTCGCCCTGGCGGCCCAGCACCGCCCGGGCCATGCCCATAATTTCTTCCGGCTCAACCATCCGGCCCGGCCCCCTACCCCCGGAAGCCAGCCGTCCTTCAGCCGGGCCAATTACATTAACGCCCCAACCGCGCAGTTTTTCCATATTGGCCTGGGTAGCCGGATGCCGCCACATATCGCTTTCCATGGCCGGGGCCAGCAGGAGCGGGGCCGGCGTAGCCAGAGCCACCGCAGTAAGCAGATTGTCGGCCAGGCCGTTGGCCAGCTTGGCCATGGTGTTGGCCGTGGCCGGAGCAATGAGCAGCAAGTCGGCGGCATTGGCCAGGGAAACGTGGATAACGTTTTGCCTGGCGGCCAGGTTAAACATATCGGTATAAATAGGCCGGTGGGTGAGGGCCTGGAAGGTGAGGGGCGTGACAAATTCTCGCGCCGCTTGCGTCATCACCACGTCTACCACGGCCCCGGCTTGCACCAATCGGCTGCAAAGCATGGCCGTTTTGTAAACGGCAATTCCCCCGGTAACGCCCAACACAATGTGCTTATTTTCCAATACTTTGATTGTTGCCATAACTATTTCCTAACCCGGTTGACCCGGAATTAGAAATGAGAAATTTTGAGTGAATATCAATCAGCTCGCCACTTCTAATTTCTAAATCCACTACCCTTGATTCATCTCCCAAATTATCTGCAAGCCTTGCAGGGTTAGCCAGGGATTGACCACCTCAATCACGTTAGTTTCCTGAGCAATGGTTTCGGCCAGCCCCCCCGTGCCGATGACGCGCATCGTTTCGCCCAATTCGGCCCGGAAACGAGCCACCATCCCTTCCACCAACCCCACGTAACCAAAGATCAAGCCGCTTTGCATGGCATAAACCGTATTGGTCCCCACCGCGCGCGGGGGGCGCGCCAGGTCCACCCGGGGCAATTTTGAGGTGCGGCTAAAGAGCGCCTCGGCGGCAATGCCAATGCCTGGAGCAATCGCTCCACCCAAATACTCCCCCCTGGCTGAAATAGCGTCAAATGTGGTAGCGGTGCCAAAATCAACCACGCAGGCCGGGCCGCCATACATTTTATAGGTGGCCGCGGCATCCACAATGCGGTCGGCTCCCACGTCGCGGGGGCTGTCGTAACGGATTTGAATGCCGGTTTTAACGCCTGCTTCCACCACCAGGGGCGTCTGGTCAAAAAATCGTTTGATCATTTTGATGAAAAGTTGGGTAATGGGCGGCACCACGCTGGCCAACACAACTCCTTTAATTTGTTTAAAATCCACCTCTTGATGGCGCATCAGCCCAACAACCATAAAGCCGTATTCATCCGCCATCCGGTCAAGGTCTGTTTTGATGCGCCAATGGTAGACCAGGGTTTTATTTTGAAAGAGGCCCAGGGTAATGTTGGTATTGCCAATGTCTATGGCGAATAACATGGTTGCATCTCCACTTTCCA
Coding sequences within it:
- the coaBC gene encoding bifunctional phosphopantothenoylcysteine decarboxylase/phosphopantothenate--cysteine ligase CoaBC yields the protein MATIKVLENKHIVLGVTGGIAVYKTAMLCSRLVQAGAVVDVVMTQAAREFVTPLTFQALTHRPIYTDMFNLAARQNVIHVSLANAADLLLIAPATANTMAKLANGLADNLLTAVALATPAPLLLAPAMESDMWRHPATQANMEKLRGWGVNVIGPAEGRLASGGRGPGRMVEPEEIMGMARAVLGRQGDLAGQRVVVTAGGTRETIDPVRFVGNHSSGKMGYAVAEVARDRGAIVTLITTANRPRPFGVEVIQLDSAEQMLAAVLDAARQADVLVMAAAVADFRPKTRAGQKIKKKTAGPELSLEMVQTADILAEVAQQKSAGHGPRLTIGFAAETEDLLANAKNKLAAKKLDLMVANDVSATDAGFAADTNRVTLLSADGTIKELPLLSKVEVAEKIFDAVQHLKQNV
- a CDS encoding type III pantothenate kinase, whose protein sequence is MLFAIDIGNTNITLGLFQNKTLVYHWRIKTDLDRMADEYGFMVVGLMRHQEVDFKQIKGVVLASVVPPITQLFIKMIKRFFDQTPLVVEAGVKTGIQIRYDSPRDVGADRIVDAAATYKMYGGPACVVDFGTATTFDAISARGEYLGGAIAPGIGIAAEALFSRTSKLPRVDLARPPRAVGTNTVYAMQSGLIFGYVGLVEGMVARFRAELGETMRVIGTGGLAETIAQETNVIEVVNPWLTLQGLQIIWEMNQG